The segment tatTCCGACACCTCTGAGCTACCAATTTACCACTACACGTGTGCTGAAATTTGGCTGAGACAGTGCAATATCAGTATCTAATATTTCATCttgtcagataaaaaaaaaaaaataacgatCTTGCTAGCTGTTCTATTTAACATCATGTCCGCGAAGTGGCCAGCCAATCTGTAGGTTGCTAACTAATGCGCAGTATTGCATCTCAATTGCACCCGTCAGTAGGATTATTATTTTGTACACATCGCTCAGTAACATCCACCAGCTAGCTGCTGTCATCGTTTTCAGTTGCCAACTActttacttgttttattttggtcaaGCCAGTTACCTTAACGCCAAATTATGGGGGCAGGCGATTTGGTAAACTTTTTCTAGCTGTAGCTAGCTGCACTGGCCTTGCTCATTGGCACCTCACCAAAAATCCACAGGGATGGACAGTAATTTGAACACTCACGACCAAATTTGAAAGATTGACATTAGATTTCCTGGAATAAgtagctgtcacacacacttgtaAGGCGGCGCATGCTCGACCAATTTGCCTGTTTTGGGTGACAGTTAAGTTGTTTTTGCAAGGATAACTAGACTCCTACAGTCAAGTCACTACATCAGAGACCAGTTAGCTTGCCGACAGTGCACAGCTAGCTACAGTCTCGCCCCACATAACATTACAAACACGGCGTACAGGACGTATCCAGAGCCCGCTCCCGGCCAGACACACAGGCTCAACAACACCGTCATGGGAGTTCAGGGTTTTCAAGAGTACCTAGAGAAGCGGTGTCCTGGGGCCGCAGTCCCGGTGGACCTCCTGAAGCTTGCCCGTACTGCGGGCCGCCAGCCCCCTCACCATCATCACCCACACCACCACCCACATCACCCCGGGCCCATGCCTCCCCCGCCCCCGCCTGCCAGGATCCTCATCGACGCTGACTCCGGCCTGCAGCGCCTCTACGGCGGCTACCAGACTGACTGGGTTTGCGGGGGCGAGTGGAACGCCATGTTGGGCTACCTGGCGGCTCTTTCCCAAGCCTGTCTGTACCAGGGCGGCCTGGAGCTGGTCGTGGTTTTCAATGGCACCCTGGGGAAGGAGCGCTGGCCCGAGTGGGCGCGGCGAGCTCAGGGCCAGCGTCAGACGGCGCAGCTCATAGTCAACCACGTCGGCAGCAAGGCCACCCCGCCTCCCCGGGCATGGTTCCTGCCCCCGGCCTGCCTCAGCCACTGCGTCCGCCTCGCCATGTTCCGCTTCCGAGTGCGGGTGAGCAACACGATCGTAGTTATAAAGTTATTAAATTGTGGTCATTTGGCTCtacattcattcaacatttatCTGACTGATAGCATGTATTCGTAGCTGACATCAactagtgtttttttccttgttacGAGTTTATAACTAAGTGCAACTAGTTGCTTGGTCAGGCGAATTTTGCTTTATGTTGCTACAGGCCCAAGTTCTCATATAGGCATTTTTGCTGTGTCTAGCCAGCAGAGCACAGACTCCTGATTTAGCTGTGCACTGGTCTGATGTTAGCTGATGCATGTAGCTGCGTGCGTTTTGCTCTGCTGTGCATCTCAATCCGCTCCCCTGGTTTTTATTTGGGATGGGCTGCTGGGAGGAGAGATGGTGGCAGGGCTCTAGTGCATTTTTTATGGAAGAGCGCTACTGCCTAATCGAGGCTGTGCATCCTTGTGAACGACAGGCTAGAAACATGTGTATTGTACACCATGGCCTAACCTATATATTACATAACATGAACTCAATGAACCTTTACACATTGTTGAACAACTGCTGAGTAGTGGAACTATTAATAGATCGCCAGTGCATGGCTGctgtgcatttgtaatgacttATTTTGTCCTGTCCACAAAGTCAGGTGGTTGCTGAGTGAAATTAATCAGAATGAATTTAATTTTGTCCGCAATTTGTGTATTTGATCCACTGATTGAGCCTTATTCCCATGGATATCAAATACAACCATGGAGAGTGGAGgactgaaagattttttttttaataaccaaTCAAAGCTAATGTTTTGCTATATGGAAAGGGCTAGACTAGCGTGAAATTGATTCCTTTGAAAAGGAAAAGATGATTATTAACTTTATGCTTAAGGCCACTGATATTACGCGCTAAACCACTGAATGCCTTTACACAGCCTTTCTTCAACCATATCTACCTGTGTCTTTTTTCCTGTAGATATCCACATGTTCACATGCTATTATGAAAAAGCTCCTCGTTGTATGTCCAAAGAACATacctttttaaattattttatgtcATTGATCCTTTATTTGGCCAGGAATGTCTGAGATAAAAGATCACCTCTTCCAGGGAGTCATGGTCAAGGCAACAGCACAATTCGtttcacataaaaagaaaagacagtttCATCTAATGTTGTATGAAGATAAAAGTCCCACCCAGGTCCCACTATCTGGCACCCTTGTGCTCCTTGTATTCCAGTAGCCACAATACTAACTAGAGTAATGTGGCTCTTCTTACTTGTGGTCCAAGAAACAGTTTTGTCATATTCCTGCAGTGTACCCAATTTCCCCTATGAGATCAATAAGGTATTTCTGCTTctggttctgattctgatcacAGTCTTGGGTAGCTTGTTCAGTTTTACACAGACTGATAATtgatcatttaaaaatgtcaggAGCCACATAATGAGCCTGTCTTCTTTGGCCCATATTGCATTCACTTGAAGGATAGAAGAACTTTGATCTCAAGATcattaaatagatttttaatGAAGTAACTGAATGTAATTAATTAGTAATTAATTTTGACATTGATTAACACTGACATTGATTAACATGATTAACATGGTATTCGGGCAGAATCCTGGGGCTCTACTTAGCTCACTCCACAACACCACCATGAAAATCACTCTACCAGTTTGGAACCACTGACGAGTGTCACATCATTCAAAGTAATGTTTGTTTATAACTGTTCTACCAGCCATATCATGACACCTCACTAGAAAGCAACAAGTGTctgctcctttttttgtttcttcaggCTGGCATGAGAGAGAGGCTTGTCTGAGTCTAGGAACTGACTAAACAGTATCAATAAGAGGGTTTTATGGAACAGCAGGTTACAGTAACACTcaatttctcctctctccatctgcagGTTGTTCAGACTTTGGAGGACCACCACCAGGAGGTGCTGTCTCTCTATAGGGACTTTGGCTTCGCTGGCCTGATCGCTCAGGACTCCGAGTTTGCCCTCTGCAACGTACCTGCCTACTTCTCCTCGCACGCGCTCAAACTGAGCTGGAACGGCAAGAACCTGACCACACACCAGTACCTGCTGTCTGAGGCTGCCAGGCAGCTCGGGCTCAAGACACAGCACCTGCCCTGCTTCGCTGCTCTGCTGGGTACGAAACAGCACACTCCGCAGATGCTTAaatttgcgcacacacacacacacacacacgcacacacacagtcaagggTGCGTCCCAAGTTCCTCTTTGtcactctttcactcaaacACACGCCCCTACTCTTGAGGTGTATTTTTGTCACTCGCCTTTGTCCGTTGCCGTTCTCTGTTGACACAACAAACACGTTGCACGTTTTGTATTGCAGGGAACCATATTCTGCCTGATGAGGACCTGGCTGCCTTCCACTGGAGTCTGCTGGGACCAGAACACCCACTAGCTTCACTCAAGGTAAACCTCCCAGCCCCAGTTGCCAGCAGGAACTATAGCtttggtcatgttttttttctttaattgtgtCCTATAAAAGAAGTTAGTTTAAAGACCCAGTTACAGAattcatgtaaaatgtgggaacTGCAGAGATAATAGATGGTTGAAAGCAAAATTAGAGAGTGACAATTTGTTTCTCAGAATTCACCAAGCATCAGCGTATGGAGGTTTTTGTCCCTGAATCTTTCCAGGGTCCCTCTGGTATTGTAGTATTAATAGTTTCACTGCACTGGTCTGTATCCATAAAATGTTAGGGATTTGCACAAATCCACTCTCCCATGGCTGACTATTCAGTGAGCAGTCTCAACAAATGTTTGTACATTTGGTAGGTGCCAAAATTTACAAAGACCATAGCAGACGATGACTAAAAAGAACCACTCTGTGCTCTTTATTGTGGTCATTGGTTACATCGTTGGTGGCAGTCATTTCAGCGATGAAGGCAACAGAGATCAGCCTCTTTCACACTTCTGAGGAACTTGTACACCTCACCATGCTAGTTTGGGTCACTCCATCTTCCTTGCTTGTATCAGTGGGTCCTTGAAATATCCACAGAAAATCACCATAGTAAATGATAAAACTAATTAATAAATGTAGGGCTTCTATGCAGTTATTCGCCATCTTGTCACCTCTTAGATTAATACAGCACAGGGTTAGCACAATATACAAAACATGTTACTGAATAagctttactgaaaaaaaaaaaaaaaaactatggcCCTGTACAGTTTTGATTGGTCTAAAATTCGGTTCctgctaattaaaaaaaagtcgtAAATTCCTTAAATCTGTCTTTTTGAAACCTACTCAGATGCATAAACGATGTTATTGAGGAGCCGTGGTACTAACACCTAACAAGCCTTATTTATTGAAGTTTTCCCACTTTGGGCATTTGTATGGTTTCAACAGTAACATAATGGCCGCCTAAAACAGTGACTGAAGGGATGAGAACCAAATAATATGAATTTAATGACGCTCGAACCTCTCCAGTAGCTCGTCTACTGCTCAGCCATTTGAACCAAATATAGCTCCActctgttttgtcttattttagtGACATATCTCAGTATGAAAAGTTTAGCCAAAATTAACAGTCAGTGATCCTGATGAATgagtattttaatattttgttttaatggcCTGTCCCTATAAGATGTACTTGcatattacagtatattttttctGAGCTGGCCTCCCAGCATACAAACTACAGAGGGATGAGGGATCTTTTAGACTGGACTCATAATTTAGTCAGTAATGAGAATTTTGGGAATATGTGAGGAAGACCATTAACCAATAATATTTATAGCCCAGTGTGTTGGTTAGTCCCTAATGTCCCCTTATCCTcttgtctccttgtcctttATTATGGCAACCCTGGTtcgttttttcttctcttttttcagaGGTAGATACCTCCTACCCTGCTTTTGTAACTGTGGTCTAATTCTGTGGGTCTCAATGTGCAGTCCAGGGGTCCCGGAGCGGTCCCAGGGGGTTCCCAATAAAACACTCTGTGATCTGGTCAGAATCAGACTTGGCCGATATTTTGTAGTTCGGCAAGGATCTGCCATattagattttttcccccaaatcaGGCAAAAATTGTTTGTGCAGTCAATCAAGCTTGCTGTGGTGAGCTCGTATTGGAGTGGTACTGCAATGTTGCTGAAGCCCACAATGACTTGCATGCAGTATTTTAGTGGTGTGTTAGGGTTAaccgttgtgctgctgctctaATAACACTGTCCAATATGTCAGTTTTAGTGTGGTCCAATTCTGTGTAGTGCATGACCAACATAGTGATTGTTATATCATTTTGTAGACATTATTGATTTGTGTAGGCTTCTGACCTGTTGGTTTGCTGTGTGGAATTCTGATAGAAGTATATTTGTGGCTATAGAGTCTCATGGGCTTGTAAATAATAGGGGTGAGCTGACTGGtctggaaaaaatattatcCAGTATGCATATCATGATTGGTTTATGAACACTTGTTTAATATTGTGGTACCAAACAGTGGTGACTTCTGTGTTATTATAGTGAATTGATCTGATGAAGATGTTTCATCATGTTTTGTACTGATGATAATGAAGTAGCGTAGCAAACGTTTTACTGTTACTGATAAGTGTACATGCAGATAGCTAGTTATTGATATTTAAGTAGCAGTGTGTTGTGAATGTTTGACTAAATCTGTGTGCCATGACCTGGTTTTGTATCTTTGCTTGTGATAAGGCGAGTGCTGCAAATGTGACTGCTTCCgatctctcatctctctttccaCTGCGCTGCTCCTCATCATTGTGGAACGCAAATGTTCTTATTTTTGAGAATGTGTTTGTCCCAAGTCCTCAGAACATCTGCATTTGACCACACAACTCaagccaaacatttttttttgttttattcgtttgtttgtttgtatttttttatccaTCATTTCCAGCTGAAGCTGTTTTCTGCTTGAAAACTGTCGCTTCCAAGTGTAAACAGCAGACGGGATGTTTTCACTCATTTCCAGCAGTGCAAAAGCATTCAGATGATACAGTCCTTCCTAAATCAATTTatacagttttcacagatgtgtacTCTAATCACTGCATGCAGGCCAGAGCCTATCAGCTTCTTTCCACTTTGTGAAATATGACAGCAATGCATGACACTCTCCTTCATGATCcttaaattacattacatgcaTGCAGTGTGGGTGTAGCATCTCTCTCAGTGCCGTTTTAGTTTCAGTTGTATTTCCCTTCTAGTAGAGATCGCAATGAGAGGACGTATAAGGGGGCAGTTTTCTTCATAAAATAGATTTCACTCACCATGTTGTTATCTCTCCGCCATCACTTCAGACAACAGTTACACGACTGTATCAAATCATATCTAAGAATGTCTTATCCAGTGGCGGTCTGTGACCTGAAAGCATTTGGGATCCAGTGGTATAACTTATCGAGCATGCAGTAGAGTTAGGGAATCAACATCACTTACAGCTGAAACACACCATGCGTTGTTTGATTGTCCTGCAGTTGTTGGAGTgaagcttttttaaaaaaatttgcTCAGCTTTTATGTTGTACCTATCAGTTTTGGAGCAATGTCTAATGGATTTATCGACCATTTTGGTCACTAATGTACTAAGAACGCACTTACCAAAAATGTTAATACAGGGAACGGCTCACAGAGCAGTACCAACTACATTATGTTAATGGTATGGATTAGGGCCTGACCCATTATTGGCTGGGCCAATAATATCTTCCAATTTCTGGGTTCTGAAGTCCAATTGGAATCGCCTGATAACCACAAATCAAATCTTTTATAAACATGTAATTCCATGCCCAGTCCAAGTGTGGCGGTAATGCCACGAGCTGAGAGCAGTGTCACATAGGAGATGAGTAATGTTAGTCATTTTTCTTACGAATGTAGGCTTGGGCAATTGGATGAATATCTCGGCTACTGGCTAAGCccacatgcattttttcccacaaacacacaccaatcaTATCTACTATCTTCTATCCTCCAGTAACGGCAGAACTCTTACTGACACATGATGAGTGGTGACTTTATGTTCCCAAGCTGTGTAACTAAGCTACCTACTGCAAATGCTGTGCTGGAGTCTGTTTGCTGTAGTTGGTTTACACGCTTATAAGCCACAGCAGTTGGTTGATTAAAAACACCATAAgatataatgattaaaaaacacaccCCAGAATCTTAGAGTGGTGCAGTCCCAGTGCTGCTCACTCCACGCCCAGCCCAGTAAATTGTAACTAATAACAAGCCGTTTCTATGGTGGCTATTCCAGGTGCGAGCCCACCAGTTGGTGCTCCCACCCTGTGAGGTGGTGATCAAGGCCGTCTCCGAGTATGTCTCCTCCATCAAAGACCTGGGAAACCTCGACGCCATCGCCAGAGATGTCTTCAAACAGTCACAGGTAGCACACCTGTACACAAGCTTAGTTTCCATCTAAATGTCAAGCAAACCGaacataaaatgtcaaaatgtttaaaaaatgtaagcATACATTTGTTGTTTCAGTAAGTTGTGTGGAATCAAATATAAAGTTGTCAGAAAGCATAACCATGAGAAAAGTGCActacaactttatttatataacaaaTGTGTTTACATCATCTCATCAATAAAGACCTTTTTATGCATCAAGTGGGCAGACATGAAACTTATGGGAAGTTTGCTATTTCCATACCGCCTGTCTCATTTGCTACATCTTTGTCTTAATAAAGATACATGAATTGAAACTGAGCTACtgatacagaaaacacacactaactcaTAAAACAGGTGAATGCGTCCCCTAAATGACTGTTATCAAATTGTCACACATGCAATCCAAGCATTTTTGTACATAGtgcacatatttgtgtgtttccccTGCAGTCTCGTATGGAGGACAAAGTGGAGCGTTTTAAAAAAGCTGTGGAGTATTTCTCAGCTGCCTCCAAACCACGCCCGCTCAACATGGGGCCCTCCCCTTTCTTTTGTGAGTAGCAAACCCTTTCACTCCACTAGGAAACAGAACCAAAGGGATCATCTAGTTCACATGTCATGTTTTGATTACTGTTTTACTAAATAGTTACCACCACATGCTTTTCTTTGATTTGCATGCTGGTTTGTGTCTTTTCATGCTCAGCACCTGGGTTTGGACCCACTCCATTCGGGGGACCACCTGGCCACATGGGACCGATGCAGCCTGGAAAGAATCAGGTAGATTCCTTGGCTTGCTAATCCTTCACTTTCTGCCTTTGATGTGTATGTAATTGTGCATTGCTCTGCATGAATCTACATGTAGCAGATTGGATTAAGTTTTTACTCTTTGAATCCCTTTGTGGCCTGTGCTCATTTATGGGAAAAAGGGCTTAGGGAGGAGGGTGCAGTCTGTTCCATCCAGAATTCTCTGACCAACCTTGACTAGATGCTTCTAGTAAAGCTGAAACAAAGTAGGACAGCATTAGTTCCTGTCCCTGAGACACcttttcccctttccttccccctcctctcccacccctcctcctctttggttCCTTTTACACTCCTGTGCTTTCCTTCTCTGGTCCCCttgcacccccccacccctctatCCAATCAGTTCCCTCCTCCCCAGGTTCCAGGGGTAAAGCCACAGTATCAAAATGCTCCATATGGACCTGGCTCCACCCTTCTGTTCCAGaacccaccaccaccaatgcAAGACTGCAACGATTCGCTGACAGGCAAGATGGGcttctctgattggtcagctccGTATGATTCCACTCAGGGGGGAAGTCGATTACCCAATCACCACACTGGCACACAGTCgggtccctctccctctccttcctcatccTCTGATGGAGATGAACCCAATGACAGCAACGCAAAGTaagaacacagacaaacaagctttggttacacttttttgttttttgtttttttaaagctggCAGCACCTTTTTTATGCTGAAGTCAATGTGGACATAAAAGTCGGTGATTTTAGAAAGAGCGCTGCCCTGGTTTCTTTTGACAGAACAGAGAGCTTTCTCGGGTTTAGAAACGTTCGTCTTTTTATAGGAGACCACTTGCTCTGTCCATTTTTTTAGTTTGGCTAGTTTAGTTACAAGGAAGAAAGAGTGTAGTTTCACAATTACTGTGTTTACATACACCTTAATGATCAGAGTAGTCAGCCTCATGCTGTAGTTATTGTTTTCTCAAATGCCATGTAAACTAGAACCTTGATTTTCATAATCTGGgtaagggattaagagaaagGCAGGGTGAACTCTAGCTGGCACAAGGCAGCTAGAGAGAAACCCGATTATTATGCCATGTAAACCCATATACTGATTTCTGAATGGGTTTTTCCATGTGTGGATGTATGAGGGGAGACAGTGGATAAGAAAACTGACAGGATAACCACATTAAATTCACAATGAGCTTATGCAAAccatatttcaaacaaatccaTGCAGCCGATTACGAGATACAAACTTTTTGCATTTGTGGCACCACCTAGAGGTGAAGCACGATGCCTTTTAATGCAAACCTCAGTGAAAACTCCAGAACATGTTTCTCAAATTTCAGGTTGTTACAGCATTTACTGTCCAAACATgtttagcagaaaaaaataaaaagaaagcaattagaagaagaagaacaatgAGAAgaatagaaacaaaaaacaatatggagGAAAAAGCACCAATAGAAAGTTGGTAGTAATTGTTAAGGTCAGTTTATAGTCTGGCTATTTGTGGTCATCTGATAGACATCACTGCAATGTTGCCAACATTCCTTCATTGCTCCACTTTGATTTTGGCCCCTGTTGTGCACACTTAGTCTAAACATAGGTGCAATTACAGAGTGTATCGCTGAGGTCCACTCATTTGCTCGGCTTGTAATCTGCCCATTGAATGTCATATAGGCAGGAATACAACGTATTTCTATCTATTAAATGCTCAAGACTCGTTTCTGACCACCACAGTGACAATGACAGCATCACTTGGAGTATACACCAAATGTTGTTGTGACCGACCACAAAATGTGATTATCACCCACGGCAGCCACCACAAATCGCCAGACTATAAGCTGACCTTTACTGTGATGATTAAAGGAATACACTGATTTAGTGGGGGGTGGTGGCTTTAACGTAACAGTTAATGGAACTGTTAGGCAATGAGAACATAGTCACCAAAGTCATTCATGTGTCCTTGGTAGATTATTTTCAGTAGTGCTCCACACTCAGCATACATTGTGTTGAATGATAGATGGTAACCAGCGTCATCCAAAGGGAGAGGACTGAGCTGAGATTTGTAAAAAattgttaatttgtttattatGACCTGTGCAGGGATTCCCTCAGAAAAAATGTTAGGCCcacttgttgtgtgtgtgtgtgtgtgtgtgtgtgtgtgtgtgtgtgtgtgtgtgtgtgtgtgtgtgtgtcccagacTGGATAAAttataaatgaatgtttttaataaatgtaGCAGGACCTAGCTTAGCCAATGTGCCACTTATTTCAGTGTGGAGGTCTGAGAGGGGTTTTGGGAGTGTAGATGTTTTTCGCTGATCCAGCAAGCACTGTGTTAACATACTGTGTCCAGGTGTGGCCACTGGCCAGGAATTTTTTCTGGAAGCTGTAACTCAAGAGTTTCCTTGTTCCGCTTTCTCCTTTCTGTGTGGTTGGCATCTTGGCatgtattgtattattgtattttctccttttctttcctatCACCTCATATAGAACAGATAGGAGACTTGTAACACGGTATGAATAGCAGTGTGATTCTCAGTTACTACTGACTAACTAGGCTACTAATTTTTTTCCTAATTGGTGTTTGTAACACCTGATGATCGTTTACAAAACCACTGTAAAAGTGGGACACCAGGAAAGGCACCCACTGCACCTTTTCCCCTCTCACAGTCATGGGACGAAATTGCGCCCTGACCTGGATGTAAGCGGTTTTGCCATCCTTCCAAGTTGTTGTTTGAATTAGGCACAATCAAGAACTACATTTGCTAttgagaaatattttaaaattagaaaattttcagatgtgttgcattcagggacttTTGGACAGTATTGTTTGGGAAATGCGCCAATTCTCCAGCTCCTCTAGCTCAGCGCCTTAGTGCAGCACCTCTTGTTCCTGCATCCATGCTTAAAATTTATCTCAGGATCCTTTGGCCCAGCTGGGGGCCAAACTAGGCCTAGCAGCCTGACGGGCTTTTAATACGCTGGGGGAAACCTAGCTGTAGATTCCGAAATTTAGAAATGAAATCATTACTTCAATATAGCTGATGTTGTCAGGGTTATGTTTGGAAATATTACAGAGGAGTAATCACCCATACTGGCAGTGTTAAGTGATTTTTACACATTCTCGGTTGCCCACCATTTCACCCCTAAAGAAACAAAACCACTTATAAAGTATTGCTACTTACCTATTACCATTTGACATCGTGTTCAGTGTGAGCATAGATAACCAGTGCAAACTGTTTTAGGGACATGTATGATTTTGGTGTCTGCGTTCTCATCTCTTAAGGGGTACACTAACCCGTCAATCACCAAGGTATTTTTTACTGGCAATGACAGGTAATGTAATCACTGTTGAGATAGAGAAttttgtgtccatttttgttttgggttttaaTTAGCATAAAAATGAGCTGAGGAAGTGCTTTTGTACAGGAAATGTGAAATAGTGAACACAAACATGTGACCTATCCTAAACTTAATTTTGGGAACTCATCCATCAAATAAGTCTCAAAGATGATTTacctgtcctgtcccgtcctgcccctcctcactctctgtctctcagccatTTGACGGACAAGCCCTCCCGGTGGGAGGATCCTGCTGGAAGGGGGGGCTCGGCCTCTGGAGACGGTTCCCATGGCAATGGGAGCGGGTCAAACATTCCGTCACTGCTGTCTATGGCGACGCGGAGTCACATGGACATAACAACGCCCCCTCTGCCtcaggtttgtgtgtgagtgagtgcaaggtagagagagagaatgtgtgtatgcTTCATGT is part of the Myripristis murdjan chromosome 7, fMyrMur1.1, whole genome shotgun sequence genome and harbors:
- the fam120c gene encoding constitutive coactivator of PPAR-gamma-like protein 2 isoform X1, whose product is MGVQGFQEYLEKRCPGAAVPVDLLKLARTAGRQPPHHHHPHHHPHHPGPMPPPPPPARILIDADSGLQRLYGGYQTDWVCGGEWNAMLGYLAALSQACLYQGGLELVVVFNGTLGKERWPEWARRAQGQRQTAQLIVNHVGSKATPPPRAWFLPPACLSHCVRLAMFRFRVRVVQTLEDHHQEVLSLYRDFGFAGLIAQDSEFALCNVPAYFSSHALKLSWNGKNLTTHQYLLSEAARQLGLKTQHLPCFAALLGNHILPDEDLAAFHWSLLGPEHPLASLKVRAHQLVLPPCEVVIKAVSEYVSSIKDLGNLDAIARDVFKQSQSRMEDKVERFKKAVEYFSAASKPRPLNMGPSPFFSPGFGPTPFGGPPGHMGPMQPGKNQFPPPQVPGVKPQYQNAPYGPGSTLLFQNPPPPMQDCNDSLTGKMGFSDWSAPYDSTQGGSRLPNHHTGTQSGPSPSPSSSSDGDEPNDSNANHLTDKPSRWEDPAGRGGSASGDGSHGNGSGSNIPSLLSMATRSHMDITTPPLPQVSAEVLRVAEHRHRRGLMYPQIYHILTKGEMKMPVCIEDECNSELPPASLLFRAARQYAYGVLFSLAETHRRLERLALRKRGPLEVPPVIVKEWSSGKAKSALTPELVPALCFREWTCPNLRRLWLGRASEDRSRRTRAFLACLRSDCPALLNPAQVPQHLLLMCCVLRYMMQWPGGRILQRHELDAFLAQAVSNQLYEPDQLQELKVEKVDARGVQLASLFMAGVDTALFVNDVCGQPLPWEHCCPWGFFDGKLFQSKLARAARDRAALLDMCEGQEELVSRVEKMRQAILEGINLSRPPPPPPPLPPPAFLPPTMVPPFYPMPPLYPPRPMGNMPPHHHPHHPHHPGQHRPRAFPGIQSIPPQGGKLEIAGMVVGQWAGNKPVRGRGGFNMQVVSVGAGKGRGKEIPAKIRGGKKAPTNRTQTSSSPPASSPPKSSEEAGSTPEVATQQVNGSSAASAIGQPLDLAPLAQPIPCALASRDNQSEGVEVEAPCCLDDCPSDGALQKEE